The Arachis hypogaea cultivar Tifrunner chromosome 19, arahy.Tifrunner.gnm2.J5K5, whole genome shotgun sequence genome has a window encoding:
- the LOC112777462 gene encoding glyoxylase I 4 yields MKESMGNPLQLKSLNHISLVCRSVEQSMDFYQNVLGFFPIRRPGSFDFDGAWLFGFGIGIHLLQAEDPEKLPKKKEINPKDNHISFQCECMEAVEKKLKEMDINHVRARVEEGGIQVDQLFFHDPDGFMVEICNCECLPVIPLVGEVARSCSRVIMTQPPQIQNVVPTVASWKNLN; encoded by the exons atgaaggaaaGCATGGGAAATCCTTTGCAGCTAAAGTCTCTTAACCACATCTCGTTAGTGTGCAGATCAGTGGAACAATCCATGGATTTCTACCAGAATGTTCTTGGCTTCTTCCCAATAAGGAGGCCTGGATCTTTTGATTTTGATGGGGCATG GTTATTTGGATTTGGGATCGGAATTCATTTGCTACAAGCAGAGGATCCTGAGAAATTACCGAAGAAGAAAGAGATTAATCCAAAGGATAATCACATATCTTTTCAG TGTGAGTGCATGGAAGCAGTGGAGAAGAAGCTGAAAGAGATGGACATAAATCATGTGAGAGCAAGAGTTGAAGAAGGAGGAATCCAAGTGGATCAGTTATTCTTCCATGACCCTGATGGTTTCATGGTTGAGATTTGCAACTGTGAATGCCTCCCTGTCATTCCCTTGGTTGGTGAGGTGGCAAGATCTTGCTCACGTGTCATCATGACTCAACCACCACAAATTCAGAACGTGGTCCCCACAGTTGCCAGCTGGAAAAACCTTAACTGA
- the LOC112777693 gene encoding peptide deformylase 1A, chloroplastic/mitochondrial isoform X1, translated as MEALQLQSLFPRTLSTLSSSPRARTSSSSSSLQLNIFISNHKALSLTSSSSGSSTVAVRAGWFLGLTDSKNKKMGLPETVKAGDPVLHEPAEDVDPNEVRSERIQKIIDDMIRVMRKAPGVGLAAPQIGVPLRIIVLEDTTEYIGYAPKEEVKAQDRRPFDLLVCAYAGEKKKSIEHQINKFFLRQVILNPKLLKKSNKTALFFEGCLSVDGFRALVERHLDVEVTGLDRYGEPIKVTASGWQARILQHECDHLEGTLYVDKMVPKTFRTVENLTLPLAKGCPKLGSR; from the exons ATGGAGGCCTTACAGTTGCAGAGTTTGTTTCCCAGAACATTATCCACACTTTCATCATCTCCAAGAGCaagaacatcatcatcatcatcatcattgcaacTCAACATCTTCATCAGCAACCATAAAGCATTGAGCTTGACCTCATCATCTTCTGGTTCTTCAACCGTGGCTGTTAGAGCAGGATGGTTCTTGGGCCTCACAGACAGCAAGAACAAGAAGATGGGTTTGCCTGAGACAGTGAAAGCAGGTGACCCAGTTCTGCATGAGCCTGCAGAGGATGTGGATCCCAATGAGGTTAGGTCTGAGAGGATTCAGAAGATCATTGATGACATGATCAGGGTCATGAGAAAAGCTCCTGGTGTTGGCCTTGCTGCTCCCCAGATTGGTGTTCCATTAagg ATAATTGTTTTGGAAGATACCACAGAGTATATTGGTTATGCACCAAAGGAAGAGGTCAAAGCTCAAGATAGAAGACCTTTTGATCTTTTGGTATGTGCATATGCAGGGGAAAAAAAGAAGAGCATTGAACATCAAATAAATAAAT TTTTCTTGAGGCAGGTGATCCTGAATCCCAAACTCCTGAAAAAGAGCAACAAGACTGCCCTATTTTTTGAAGGATGCCTAAG tGTTGATGGATTCAGAGCATTGGTGGAGCGACACCTTGACGTCGAGGTCACCGGTTTGGATCGATATGGCGAACCAATCAAAGTAACAGCTTCTGGTTGGCAGGCGCGGATTTTACAACACGAGTGTGATCACTTGGAAGGAACTCTGTATGTTGACAAGATGGTGCCTAAAACTTTCAGAACAGTAGAAAACCTGACCCTGCCTCTTGCTAAGGGGTGCCCCAAACTCGGCTCTCGCTAG
- the LOC112777693 gene encoding peptide deformylase 1A, chloroplastic isoform X2 translates to MEALQLQSLFPRTLSTLSSSPRARTSSSSSSLQLNIFISNHKALSLTSSSSGSSTVAVRAGWFLGLTDSKNKKMGLPETVKAGDPVLHEPAEDVDPNEVRSERIQKIIDDMIRVMRKAPGVGLAAPQIGVPLRIIVLEDTTEYIGYAPKEEVKAQDRRPFDLLVILNPKLLKKSNKTALFFEGCLSVDGFRALVERHLDVEVTGLDRYGEPIKVTASGWQARILQHECDHLEGTLYVDKMVPKTFRTVENLTLPLAKGCPKLGSR, encoded by the exons ATGGAGGCCTTACAGTTGCAGAGTTTGTTTCCCAGAACATTATCCACACTTTCATCATCTCCAAGAGCaagaacatcatcatcatcatcatcattgcaacTCAACATCTTCATCAGCAACCATAAAGCATTGAGCTTGACCTCATCATCTTCTGGTTCTTCAACCGTGGCTGTTAGAGCAGGATGGTTCTTGGGCCTCACAGACAGCAAGAACAAGAAGATGGGTTTGCCTGAGACAGTGAAAGCAGGTGACCCAGTTCTGCATGAGCCTGCAGAGGATGTGGATCCCAATGAGGTTAGGTCTGAGAGGATTCAGAAGATCATTGATGACATGATCAGGGTCATGAGAAAAGCTCCTGGTGTTGGCCTTGCTGCTCCCCAGATTGGTGTTCCATTAagg ATAATTGTTTTGGAAGATACCACAGAGTATATTGGTTATGCACCAAAGGAAGAGGTCAAAGCTCAAGATAGAAGACCTTTTGATCTTTTG GTGATCCTGAATCCCAAACTCCTGAAAAAGAGCAACAAGACTGCCCTATTTTTTGAAGGATGCCTAAG tGTTGATGGATTCAGAGCATTGGTGGAGCGACACCTTGACGTCGAGGTCACCGGTTTGGATCGATATGGCGAACCAATCAAAGTAACAGCTTCTGGTTGGCAGGCGCGGATTTTACAACACGAGTGTGATCACTTGGAAGGAACTCTGTATGTTGACAAGATGGTGCCTAAAACTTTCAGAACAGTAGAAAACCTGACCCTGCCTCTTGCTAAGGGGTGCCCCAAACTCGGCTCTCGCTAG
- the LOC112779314 gene encoding uncharacterized protein At1g15400 has translation MDMGGLQRSAVSFRRQGSSGLVWDDKLVSGELNKINKQEQDQDHNQKDHALSIKTNSAGFRTRKQEPAAVDPPSPKLSGCGFCGGFGKSGGSAKNNNNKKGQRSKPLNNKKGQRSR, from the coding sequence atgGACATGGGTGGCCTTCAAAGATCCGCAGTATCTTTCAGAAGACAAGGCTCTTCTGGTCTTGTTTGGGATGATAAGCTCGTATCTGGTGAATTGAACAAAATCAACAAACAAGAACAAGATCAAGATCATAATCAAAAAGACCATGCCTTATCCATCAAAACCAACTCTGCTGGATTTCGCACCAGAAAACAAGAGCCGGCGGCGGTAGACCCTCCGTCTCCCAAGTTATCTGGCTGCGGATTCTGTGGCGGTTTTGGAAAAAGTGGCGGTTCAGcgaagaacaataataataagaaggGTCAACGGTCAAAGCCACTTAATAACAAGAAGGGTCAACGGTCAAGGTAG
- the LOC112775961 gene encoding uncharacterized protein encodes MLWHKEGHNNDGLLRHPKDAEAWKKFDAKHTAFSSDPRSVRLALASDGFNPFGNMSTKYSVWPVILIPYNFPPWLCMSQTSFILSMIIPGPKMPGNDIDIYLQPLIDELKQVWEGIETYDAHTQCTFKLYAALTWTISDFPGLGNLSGWNTHSGLACPTCNLDARAQRLTFSQKWCFMGHRRFLNQAHKFRQDQVRFDGQVENRDPPKMLSGTDILMQQSYIHVSYGKVPNVIGHKRRSGEDANQFDSNWKKKSVFFELPYWEDNMLRHNLDVMHIEKNVCDNVVFTVLNDSAKSKDNLKARKDLQCMGIRPELWPRDGGKYPSAIFTMSKSQKDTFLKTLQKVVFPDGYVSNVTRCVDLRQRKLAGLKSHDCHILMEHLLPILVKNALPAPVDSVIADLSSFFRALCGKAINPLQLDELQNHVVHTLCCMEMIFPPSFFTVMVHLIVHLVEEVKLGGPVHYRWMYPIERYLGRLKQYVRNRAQAEGSIAEGYLSEEILTFCSRYLDNIETRMNRPVRVDDQPSGVLPNAYETMFPKVGKAIGTATYFKLSQMERLQAHRHVLVNCEVVTDFIDSFRAKTKRKLRDQTRSQSKIDSIVHKEFVRWFKQQVPMESTQYPDEIKWLACGPILQATRYGAYNINGYKFRTMEKEEGMKTQNSGVYVSSNTRSYASMRDNKVAVGSVPYYGKIVDIIELNYSCRFSVVLFKCVWADTTTSRGLKQDHLGLTSVNFSRSIHTGDQEDHEPYILASEAHLVYYVDDEVDKAWSIVVHVKPRDLYDMGEENEVAEVGFSPQPGLNFSEAGDIGDLQLTRDDDVEDPADNADENIDDC; translated from the exons ATGTTATGGCATAAGGAGGGTCACAACAACGACGGATTGTTAAGGCATCCGAAGGACGCTGAAGCATGGAAAAAGTTTGATGCAAAGCATACTGCTTTTTCATCGGATCCGCGTAGTGTTCGCCTGGCCTTGGCTAGCGATGGATTTAATCCTTTTGGAAACATGAGCACAAAGTATTCCGTTTGGCCGGTGATTCTTATCCCGTACAACTTTCCTCCATGGCTTTGTATGAGTCAGACCTCTTTCATTCTATCCATGATTATTCCTGGTCCTAAAATGCCAGGTAATGATATAGATATTTACCTGCAGCCCTTGATTGATGAGTTGAAGCAAGTATGGGAAGGCATTGAAACATACGATGCTCATACCCAATGCACCTTCAAGCTGTATGCGGCATTGACTTGGACTATTAGCGATTTTCCAGGATTGGGAAACTTATCTGGGTGGAATACGCACAGCGGCTTAGCATGTCCTACCTGTAATTTGGATGCTAGGGCACAGCGACTCACATTTAGTCAAAAATGGTGTTTCATGGGTCATCGTCGATTTCTGAATCAAGCTCATAAATTTAGACAAGACCAGGTAAGATTTGATGGCCAAGTAGAGAACAGGGATCCTCCGAAGATGTTGTCTGGAACAGATATCTTGATGCAACAATCATATATTCACGTGTCATACGGAAAGGTTCCAAACGTGATAGGACATAAAAGACGTAGTGGTGAAGATGCCAACCAGTTTGACtcaaattggaagaagaagagTGTTTTCTTTGAACTCCCATACTGGGAAGATAATATGCTACGTCACAACCTCGATGTGATGCACATAGAGAAAAATGTCTGCGATAACGTAGTGTTCACGGTATTAAATGATAGTGCCAAGTCAAAGGATAATCTGAAAGCTCGAAAGGATTTACAATGCATGGGTATAAGGCCAGAGTTGTGGCCGCGCGATGGTGGGAAATATCCTTCTGCAATATTTACAATGTCAAAATCACAGAAGGATACATTCCTGAAGACTCTCCAGAAAGTTGTCTTTCCAGATGGTTATGTTAGCAACGTTACGCGTTGTGTTGACTTGCGACAGCGTAAGTTGGCTGGGTTGAAAAGTCATGATTGTCACATTCTGATGGAGCATTTACTTCCAATTCTGGTTAAGAATGCACTGCCTGCCCCTGTGGACAGCGTAATTGCCGATCTTTCATCATTTTTTCGAGCACTCTGCGGGAAAGCCATAAACCCTTTACAGCTTGATGAACTCCAAAATCATGTTGTTCATACCCTGTGTTGTATGGAAATGATTTTTCCCCCTTCGTTCTTCACGGTCATGGTACACCTGATCGTTCATCTTGTTGAAGAAGTAAAACTTGGTGGCCCAGTGCATTATCGGTGGATGTATCCGATAGAGAG GTATCTGGGCCGTTTGAAGCAGTATGTGCGCAACAGGGCTCAAGCAGAAGGCTCTATTGCGGAGGGGTACTTATCGGAGGAAATCCTAACTTTCTGTTCTAGATATCTGGATAACATTGAGACTAGAATGAATCGACCGGTGCGAGTTGACGATCAACCTAGCGGAGTACTCCCTAATGCGTATGAAACCATGTTTCCAAAAGTTGGAAAGGCGATAGGGACTGCAACATATTTTAAGCTGAGTCAGATGGAACGACTGCAAGCACATCGTCACGTGCTAGTCAACTGCGAGGTTGTTACTGACTTTATTGA TTCATTTAGagctaaaacaaagagaaagctACGAGATCAAACAAGGTCGCAGTCGAAAATAGACAGCATTGTCCACAAGGAATTTGTTCGGTGGTTCAAGCAACAG GTTCCGATGGAGAGCACACAGTATCCAGACGAGATTAAATGGCTTGCATGTGGACCGATACTTCAAGCAACACGTTACGGGGCATACAATATCAACGGTTATAAGTTTAGAACTATGGAAAAGGAAGAAGGAATGAAAACCCAAAATAGTGGAGTATATGTCTCGTCTAATACACGAAGTTATGCAAGCATGCGTGACAACAAAGTGGCTGTCGGTAGTGTTCCATACTATGGCAAAATAGTAGacataattgagttgaattacAGTTGTCGATTCTCAGTCGTGTTGTTTAAGTGTGTTTGGGCGGACACGACTACTAGTAGGGGTTTAAAACAAGATCACTTGGGTCTGACTAGTGTTAACTTCTCTCGTTCGATACACACCGGTGATCAAGAAGACCATGAGCCGTACATATTGGCATCAGAGGCCCATCTTGTCTACTATGTGGATGATGAAGTAGATAAAGCATGGAGTATAGTGGTTCATGTCAAGCCACGAGACTTGTATGACATGGGGGAAGAGAATGAAGTAGCTGAAGTTGGTTTTTCTCCACAACCAGGGTTGAACTTTTCAGAGGCAGGTGACATTGGAGACTTGCAGTTGACCAGGGATGATGATGTAGAAGACCCCGCAGACAATGCAGATGAGAATATCGACGATTGTTAA